The region CGGTTCACCATGTTCGGACTGATCGGCTTTGTTACGACGGTCGCCGTTGGCATGGGCATGATCCAGTTTCTGGCAACCGAGTATGCCCCGGAAACCGCCTACAGCTACGGATCCCCTTCCAGCGTTCTTTGGAACTGGTTGACGACGAACCTACCGTACAAGTTACCACCCCTGGCCGCAGCCGTGCTTGTGCTGTGGGGACTGACGAAACGGTGGTGGGTGGCGCCGCTTGTACTGGGACTTGCTATCTGTGTGGATGCACTGGGAACCCAGTTGATTGCGTTCATCATTGAGCAAACCACGGGTGAATCTAAGGGAGGTATCCTTGGCGACTCTCATTCCAGCCGATGGCTTTACGTGGGCGGGCGAACTTTCACACTATGGGGCGCCTTCGCGGTGGCGAGACTTCTTAACGTGCGCCCGTTCTTTGGTGGCGAGAAAACCGACAGCGAGTAGCTTGCTTTGTTTCGTTTCTAGATCGACGAGCAGCGCCCCGAGTTAATTGGTTTGCTGGCATTGCTAATGAATCGTGACAACGGCTTTTTTAGTAGTTTGCGGAACTTTGACTCGTTACCGTGGTTCAATGTTGTAGGGAACGAGGGATGCTCGTTCTCCGCGGTACAAGTCTTGTCTGAAAAAGGGAATATCCATGGATCATCGCTCGAAGTTTGGTCGCGGTCGTCGAGCATTTATGGGGCTGATGGGAACGGCGTTTTTTACCACGCCGGGGCTGTTCGCCGAGGAACTGTTAAATCCAACTCCGTTTCTCACTGAAGGGCCGTTCTACCCCGATAAATTGCCCCTGGATCAAGATAACGACCTGATCATCATCAAAGACAGCACGACGCCAGCGGTCGGTCAGATTACCCATTTGACGGGTCGTATCCTCGACAATAGTGGCAGTCCGATGAAAGACGCCACCATCGAGATCTGGCAGTGCGATGCTAACGCGGTTTATTTGCACACCCGAGACAGCAGCAAAAAACAAGATCAACAAGATCGAAACTTTCAAGGCTTCGGTCGGTTTACCACCGGGAGCAAAGGAGAATACCGCTTCCGCACGATCAAGCCGGTCCCTTACCCTGGTCGCCCTGCCCCGCACATTCACATCAAAGTGAAGCATGGGGAAAAGGAACTACTGACAACTCAGTTGATGATTCGGGGTTTTGAAGGCAACAAGCGTGACGGAGTTTTCTCCCATGTTCGTGACCCGAAACAGCGTGAGCTGCTGGTCACCGACTTCAAGCCAATTCCTGACTCGAAGATGAACGAGTTCGCGGCATCGTTCGATATTGTCCTCGGTGCGACTCCTGACGAACGCGATATGCGTCGGCCTGGACCGCCACCGGGAGGACGCGGCCCTGGCGGACGACCTCCGGGACCACCGTCGCGAAATTCGTAAAGCGACAACTCACTGCGCGGGTACGTTACCAAACTTTACCCACAAACCTTTTCTCCCCATTTACTGTAAAGAGTGAACAGAATTATGAAGAATGTTTGGAAAACATCCCTGGTTATGCTTTCGCTGATGTTTGTCGGCGTAGCGATGACTTCAGCGAATGCCCAAGATCGCGAACGTGGCCCGCGCGGACCTCGTGACGGGGAACGACGCGAAGGCGATCGTGGTCCTCGCGAGTTCAATCCAGAGCAAATGATCGAGCGTTTGATGAACGCGATGGATAAAGACGACGACGGCAAGATCACCAAAGAAGAAGCCGGCGAAGGTCGCGGTGCGGCAATGATCGAACGTGCCGATGCCGACAAAGATGGCGTTGTCACCAAGGAAGAATTGACGAAAGCTTTCAGCCGTCGTGGCGGGGATCGCCCTGGTCCACAGCGAGACGGCGAACGTGGCAATCGAGGCCCACGCGATGGTGATCGTCCGGAAATGCGTCGTGGTGAAGGCGACCGACCAGGCCCTCCACGCGATGGCGAACGTGGCCCCCGCGGTCCTCGTGATGGGGAACGTCGCGAAGGTGACCGTGGTCCGCGTGATGGCGATCGCCCTGGTCCACGTCCTGAAGGTCGTCCTGAATTTGGTGCCATGATGGGCCCTGGTATGATGCCAGGCTTCGTGATGGAACGTCTTGAACTCTCAGAAGAGCAACGCCGCGAAGTTCGCGCTTTGCAAGAAGAGATGCAGAAGAAGTTCATGTCGATTCTGACCGAAGAACAACGCGAAACGATGAAAGAAATGCGAGAACGACGCCCCGGTGGCGATCGTCCTGAAGGCCGACCACAGTTCCGCGGTCCTCGTGACGGAGATCGCCCAGAAGGTCCTCGCGGCCCTCGCGGTGGAGAACGTGGTCCACGTGGCGGCGATCGTGAACGTGGCGAAAAAGACAATGACGATGCGTAAACTCCTGTGACTGCGAATCGTGGTGCCGAACTAAAGATCGATTCGCAGGACACTGTTCCGGAGACCGGCCGTTTGATTTCAGACGGCCGGTTTTTTTTGCGCTAGCACCCTATCTTCGCCACGTTAAATCCCTATTTGCTGGAATGCGCACGTGGTTTACCATAGAGAACTTGAGTAGATGGACCTACGCGAGAGAAGTGCTTGTGAATTCGGAATATACGACGATTCGTTCCCTGATCGTGCTCCTGTTTCTGATTGGGCTGCCGGTTCTGGCGATCATGCCGGACGGCGTTCAAGGGGCACTCAAAGGATTCTGGCCAGAAGAGCAAGCGGTCGCTGATACCCCATCGCTTCCCGTGATTGCCCCCCGGGGTGATTTGGGGAACTTCCCGGTCGTTCCCCCTGCTACAACAGAAATGACCGAGCCATCGGCGATGGCTCCTGTCACTCGCGTCGCCGACTTCCAACAGCCGACCATGGCTCGCGAGCCAGAATTCCAACTCGCTCAGTATGAAGTTCCATCGGAAGTCGTCCAACAGCCAGGTTCTCAGCCTGCGTTCTCAGCTCCTGCAGAAGATCGAATTCGTGACCTGCCGATGCCAAGCGATCGTTTAACGGCACCGACAAGCGGAGAACTGGGGCTTGTCACCAGCGGAACGCAAAGCCTGCAAGCCGAGCTTGATCGTCTCGGAGCGAACTATTACCGGCTCGAATCGTGGGGGAACTCGCCTAGGGTTTATCGCTTTCACTGCACGGTGGCTATCAAAATAGGTCAGTCCGAGTACTCGCAGCGTTTCGAGGCCACGGCCGAAAGCCCCGAAGTGGCCATGCAGAAAGTCCACACCGAAGTCCAGACCTGGCACGAACGCTTTTCGAGTCTATCTCTCTCGAACGAATCTCACTGAGACGTTCCTCATCGACGTTCACGACCGTACTTCATGGGTTGCTTGATACGGCGTGACTATTTCAAATCGATCGCCAGTTTGTTTTCGCCATCTGCGCTGATGGTTTCTCGGATCTGCGAGTCCCCGTTGTACTTGGCAGGAATGTACGACTCGGTGATCGCTTCGCCATACTGATCTTTCTTGTCGAGTGTACGAACGGCACTGATCCGTAGCACTTTCTCGCCTGCGGTTACTTCGGCCGAAAGAACGCCGTTTTCAATCCCACCCATCGCGGATGGGCCTTCGCCGTCAACAGGATCGAAGACGACCGACCCTGACTCAATCGGTTCTCCCGCGTAGGTAACTGTGCCTGTAACAGGATACTTACGTGGACCGTCGGACGCATTGCAGCCAAGCGTGGCCATGATGGTGAAGCAGACCAACAAACCAAAAATCAACGAACGCATGACAAAGAATCCCCTTGAATCGCCTGAAACAAAAAAGCAAGCCGGCCCAAGACAAGCCGGCTTGCCAAAGTGAAGAAACGGCAACGTTATGGAAGTTCCACCACTTCCCCGCCGTTCCGCGAACCAATGGCTTGAAACACGGTTTGATTGACTGTTTCAGGAATGAATCGAATCGAACCGTCCGCTAGTGCAATGTGTCCGCCGACGGGGTGATAGCTGCGAATATGCGTTTCCATGTTCGAGCTCGTACATTCTCGGCACGGAGCGGTGGGTGTTCCGTTGCAATACTGCAGGCGGTCGCCGACATCGGTGTTGGGTGCACGGAGCGTGGTGAAGTAAATGTTGCCGTGGTAGGGGTTGTGATATCGACCACGTAAGTCGTGTGTTCCTCCACAAACAACGTTGCCTGTACCCGAAGCGGATGCGTGATCGACTTGAAGTCGAATTTCGCCAAGCATGGCCGTGTTGGAAGTCCCGTCGGTAACATCCGCGAAGCTCGTGTTGTTCCGCGGATAGAACATCCCATCGCTCACATGAGCTCCACTACCGGTATGGCTTGATCCGTTGCATACCAAGTACGTTCCGTGGAACCCTTGCTGATCGACTTTGTCCCCCAGTGGTTCCGAAGGGCAGACAAACGCATCGAAGACCACGTTTCGAAGATTTGTCGGCCAGCCGCCGGGAAACTCGTTGTTCTCCACGCGCGGCATGATCTGATCGTAGTACGCGGTTTGCTCGATAAACGGCATGATCAAGTGAAAGAATGAAACACGTCGATTCGACGAATGCCCAGGATCGGCGGCGTTGATGTTGCAGTTCGTCGCCATGGGGAACTTCTGAAACGTGTCGTGATAGTTATGGAACGAAAGAGCCAACTGCTTCATGTTGTTGGTGCATGACATCCGTCGAGCGGCTTCTCGCGCTTGTTGAACGGCCGGCAAAAGCAGAGCGATCAGCACGCCAATAATTGCGATGACCACTAAGAGTTCCACCAGCGTAAATCCTCGCTCGCGGATCTTGGGGACCGAGATTGTTCGGTTCATAGACATAATGATATTCCGATAAGAATAGATATAAGAAGAGTGTATACCTATGCGGACACGACGGTGCCGCACGAAACGCCTGCGAAGAGGTTGAAATTGGGCGAAAGACCCGATGATGAGCTTGTTAAGTCACAGTGTGCGCTTATTTGCGAATCGGGTCAATAAAAATTATCAAAAATTGCTTTGCAGACTTGTTAGGTTAGATATCGCACAAAATTTGCCTGATAAAAGCCTATGAGTCTATAGGAGTTGACCGATGACACCCAAGATAACCGAAATGCATAATGGGCCGCGCCCAAATTGCGAATTTTGAATCGTCGGTTTTGGATCGCCAAAGTCCGATGGGTAACTCGACTGCCAAGAAACAAAAACACGCCTGCGTATATCGCAGGCGTGTCAATGACGTTATATCAGAGATATATCAAACTCTAACGAGTAAATGTCGCTTTCACGCGTTCGGAAACCAGCATGTAGGGGATCCAGATCAACGCGGATACGGCGCTTCGGGTCAATTCTTTGATAGTGTCTTCGTCGAAGATGGGTTCGTCCGGCAGAACCAACTTCACGACATTCGCGTCGACCACGATAAACGCAAGCACAAACAGAGTCAGGCCAATGTACACGGCCGGAAATGCCTTCTTCTTACCGAAGTAGAGATACATCAAGTACAAGCACGCTACGAACTGCAAGCCGTTAACGACAATCTCGCCAATCAAAATCGGAGCCCAGTAAGGGCTGTAGAATTCGCTGCCAGGCGTTGTCAGACTGGCCCACGTATCGCTGAGGAAAATCCCGGGATACGTCATCAGCATCAAGATGGCCAAACGAATGGGCGAAAGAACGACACCAATCCCAACTAAGATCAGCCAACCCCCGAGACCGTCTAGATCTTTCCGTTCGGTTTTGTCTGACTGGTAACTGTCAACATTTTGTTCTGCTGGCGATTTGTAAGGATCCATGGAGCTTGCCTACGGTGTATTCCTGTTGGTAAGAGAAGAGCAAAGTCGGGTCGCATTGTACCCCTCGGCAAGGCCATCTCGAAGCGGTATTTGCCAAATTGCTCAAAAGTGGCTCACTACCAACGCCTGTGAGCGAATCGAATCGTTAGAGGTCGACCTGAATCGTCTGCGAACCTACATCGCGGACGCATTTCCGTTAGCAGAGCCAAA is a window of Bremerella sp. TYQ1 DNA encoding:
- a CDS encoding protocatechuate 3,4-dioxygenase; this translates as MGLMGTAFFTTPGLFAEELLNPTPFLTEGPFYPDKLPLDQDNDLIIIKDSTTPAVGQITHLTGRILDNSGSPMKDATIEIWQCDANAVYLHTRDSSKKQDQQDRNFQGFGRFTTGSKGEYRFRTIKPVPYPGRPAPHIHIKVKHGEKELLTTQLMIRGFEGNKRDGVFSHVRDPKQRELLVTDFKPIPDSKMNEFAASFDIVLGATPDERDMRRPGPPPGGRGPGGRPPGPPSRNS
- a CDS encoding EF-hand domain-containing protein, giving the protein MKNVWKTSLVMLSLMFVGVAMTSANAQDRERGPRGPRDGERREGDRGPREFNPEQMIERLMNAMDKDDDGKITKEEAGEGRGAAMIERADADKDGVVTKEELTKAFSRRGGDRPGPQRDGERGNRGPRDGDRPEMRRGEGDRPGPPRDGERGPRGPRDGERREGDRGPRDGDRPGPRPEGRPEFGAMMGPGMMPGFVMERLELSEEQRREVRALQEEMQKKFMSILTEEQRETMKEMRERRPGGDRPEGRPQFRGPRDGDRPEGPRGPRGGERGPRGGDRERGEKDNDDA
- a CDS encoding DUF1559 domain-containing protein, which gives rise to MSMNRTISVPKIRERGFTLVELLVVIAIIGVLIALLLPAVQQAREAARRMSCTNNMKQLALSFHNYHDTFQKFPMATNCNINAADPGHSSNRRVSFFHLIMPFIEQTAYYDQIMPRVENNEFPGGWPTNLRNVVFDAFVCPSEPLGDKVDQQGFHGTYLVCNGSSHTGSGAHVSDGMFYPRNNTSFADVTDGTSNTAMLGEIRLQVDHASASGTGNVVCGGTHDLRGRYHNPYHGNIYFTTLRAPNTDVGDRLQYCNGTPTAPCRECTSSNMETHIRSYHPVGGHIALADGSIRFIPETVNQTVFQAIGSRNGGEVVELP
- a CDS encoding DUF2569 domain-containing protein; protein product: MDPYKSPAEQNVDSYQSDKTERKDLDGLGGWLILVGIGVVLSPIRLAILMLMTYPGIFLSDTWASLTTPGSEFYSPYWAPILIGEIVVNGLQFVACLYLMYLYFGKKKAFPAVYIGLTLFVLAFIVVDANVVKLVLPDEPIFDEDTIKELTRSAVSALIWIPYMLVSERVKATFTR